CTCATCGATGACGAACAGGAACTGCTCGTCGCATGGGCGCTTCTGCTCGAACTGGAGGGCTTCCATGTGGTGACGACGGTCGAGGCGCGCAAAGGCGTGGAACTCGCGCATCGACTGCACCCGGCGCTTGTCATCACCGATCTGATGATGCCGGAGATGAACGGAGTCGAAGTGTGCCTTGCATTGAAGGCCGACCCGTCGCTCGACGACGTGCCGGTTATCTTGTGGAGCGCGTCGCCCGATATTCCCGCCAACGTGATGTGCGAGTGCACGCTGCACAAGCCGGTGCCGCGCGAAACCCTGCTCGCGAACGTCGAGGGGCTGCTGCGCTCGGCGTTCGATGCGCCGCGGCGTGCGGCGGTGCGGCGGTAGTTGCGGGCCGTAGCTGCGGGCCATAGTTGCGGTCGATAATTGCGCACGGTCGCGCGTGGCGGCACGCGCTGGCGACGTTATTTGTGATGCGATCCGCGCGCAACGCTATCGAGAAACGTGTTGATCGCCTCACGCGGCTTCCCGATGTACATCGCTATCGTCGGCGGCGACATCCCCCACTCGCTGAGTTTCATAATCTGCGCTTCCTGCTCGCTGGTCAGCGGCCCATGATGGCCGGATGGTCCAGGCTGCGGCGACAACGGACGGGAAGGCGCCGGCTGCGCGGACAACGGCCTGTTTTCCGCCGCTGATGTGCCCGTTGCAACGGAAGCTCGCTGTGGCGAAGATCGACTCTGTTGGGCAAGCTGCTCGAGCGTTTCATCGGGGAGCGTCATCAGGATCGACAGACTACGGTCGGACAACTCCCCGCGCCATCGCTCAACAAATTTCATCGCCTGCTCGGTGTACGCCACGCGTGGCGGACGATGTCCGCCTGACACATCGGCGTCTGCCACGCTCTTCCATTCCGCCCGCGCGAGATTGTCGAGAATACCGTGCGTGAGCGGCTGAGGCGGCGGCGCCGTGACGGGGCGAC
The genomic region above belongs to Paraburkholderia edwinii and contains:
- a CDS encoding response regulator gives rise to the protein MHPDALDSRPMMDANALSDTRLPTILLIDDEQELLVAWALLLELEGFHVVTTVEARKGVELAHRLHPALVITDLMMPEMNGVEVCLALKADPSLDDVPVILWSASPDIPANVMCECTLHKPVPRETLLANVEGLLRSAFDAPRRAAVRR